The Drosophila bipectinata strain 14024-0381.07 chromosome 2L, DbipHiC1v2, whole genome shotgun sequence genome has a segment encoding these proteins:
- the LUBEL gene encoding E3 ubiquitin-protein ligase lubel produces the protein MTTPQLLSKNVRNMPNWVNEANDRIGPKPPPTPPNGVAGGPAKAPALPPKAKNTPEPDYEIIEFSNQQQYSNEPMKTTVIRTKTPDNKLKCTLCGSQNPWVTCSECAGQIFCASCDDMFHKHPKRKQHMRKAVEQGTPPIPPKAQAGGGAPPPVAPPRRSKRGLLTPFLGRKDQMLPPPSPTPSHKSLGGWRGQLGGGVTPPPPPATTHHQMNNRPLPEPPRSEAGGSSRSGTPKSVFDGIQRPPSVQLEKIKSKASATLDRMAILQQRYRQQKARQELSANSEQHLLNGAGFEPWSTISPSPSHFRSGSMSSGLNSSHFDLSDDSHNFHNSLLLQRQAAGAQRRQMSTSVFNLNTATPRRPLAETQNGKAWLANQRMQQAQSLAQLNCAGCQSQQPPGWQHQHLHQHPDEWSQFGSQQQFNNSNLSLNLGPGYLPQHHPHQHPHYPPPVFMTQRGMMYPGAPGYPIMHPGVMGMPPTAASRATSRSRYAASPTPSRKSLSLRRKRTNYVDDELTDDEDSDQDDRRSMVSTRSGMTSASRSQPHHQPRQRRLSSASQLIANDELDGEQRHGSRQHKIRDRRGSVAKSVQSEWLPERRDSQTSNGGTLTRNKPATDSARTSRIYSDLESEGSGARALVQAKIQQKLQEADQHKSSKKVEPKRKPEMKDENTQAAAVVHKAPPAPQAQEESASEYEEVVEEVTASESEAEAQLDPSQEVPAEAETDDLGPPPSTPDHEWECEFCTFVNEPNIKICSICCKTPSKPPAQANKAKKVEEIPPQQTKPQTQSQQPARTQVASQPEVKLVRKSSLKSQQPSQKISSGTSTAVPVTKIAQPTSKSSSNHSVGPIKTSKITSSIPVPTPSKSTLKNSSENESDNAMSKGFLHKESVENIWNTLDESIQAQAEKVLKQAQKVSTGCGGTPPREVAAVEMGTSPPPQSISTQTYDALPFNKKQEEIPSDRFRTPEPINLERRPHYRSNSQLPLESERYRSANDLRFHDGYGLDPYNAGQVTRRPNFINELRMLQHQTSSPFDLPNESYGLKHEPARDPETEMHIILKELELYKFTIEELEAAVKYCAPDTHPIQWLRDNWHKLVQTVQSLSTKYGQERGENTIGTVSQNEAREALRSSGGNVWQAVADCIQQRQQKYRKLASKGNFLRDDIVNALTAHQGNVEQALLELNRTQLKPFLMRIWGSPNGVENDSGVAIDTKSDIHEFLNSHALDCLQPPVAGESPSPGIAHPFDPIPADDSPAKSTYATPSPYQMEDSTLKNLEILIGNMEQNQAKQNQEVLRSIESMLETFKGKPELEYETDPEVMRILTKSPISTLKPSGPIEDKSTDDVKNFVWQHIQDIVPNLVQQVEQELMEKTEPEAPVEATQPKLENAEPPPEPEPTPDPGTYIMEEFIKPNIREASFHEELPPSFIYATEIANFRLEFDRGTERLHEAEWEFDDLEDAERIVYKSFIAPKEKTPEKETIQPAEESVSTETAPQSNPEVSVIQQKTENAEVIIPSEPSTATSNNKETAVEEEKVISVEKPLTIKKQPNNLETQADLDNKPSTSREASRKNRRSQQQKKGRSREQSQKPINRVRLPQSVDAKTNNTTELPKEVPLQPEINNLKPEDVAQQNTVEVLAVLVPSNSINDAQFQTNNVASHQDISVAEVQPEKDTVSTTSSVLVEEKTSSPVPEHIIALDTSTIVESSKDAVNKNTAEPNRESTTIMEVPKTFPQSSENLNSEAAPEAIITDSSSTEIKMVQNEDNSMLITPSNIAETTTEGEESLVPIPTSTSGISLDQKRSPKRFSKIPVRTLSSNSLRSESRASNRTPEVEESPVENEATTTQPETANGLLTNIEAANTSGNTPLPENVQEDNVDIKEAQSHEEPTASHEEDIISQLPEQSLQPVHVETEAPTVTATAVSPSHSDEVFEDAPEFSGSEGTKPNDEGTSDTELYSMESDDHQTETKTANTEVLLVLEDESQVESSIARTSSNASIGSNSSQSETSKIVLKEFVPSGDPSKQNLSELVEDTQRLIKQMREEISMDEFESTDEDEYSDEYSDEYDEGEEEEWYDSEGEEEGDYEGEDGNTYNEHTSFIEEASTGDEGTEIEDIMEEDEDQLDEDDANLTQTAPVHEPVIPPSSSVTPTNHDADPVAETEVVSSAGTTPAVIRDLLPKETTLPQANVQEETKAESLPPPEVESLPAEESPEVVEDVVPEAQTPTEAVLESVEEPAALPIISDPPIVDSESRPVELAVETVLEEPKKVTPSPKAKTVNKTTGNTEGTTPKTVKSTVSKIPKPTTEPTPVNKKLPLRSKSFSAPMGISSVKRIQQEYLQKQTTNAASRVPLKSTPTTKKSISDAISRFNSNSSDGPSTSGAAAAAAALLKPRSQPRIPKKKYHETCFSDDDYETSATEEEQEDQSQAEPLKSELLKRKLSMPVFRAYPSVQEPVIEEPAVLARKYVEQELVKSIAEAQIAATLVNMKFQEDVALWAARECSDLDQAIAMLQQECELCMNSYPMNQIVSMLKCTHKCCKQCAKSYFTVQITDRSINDCSCPFCKLPELSNEAQHEDEHLEYFSNLDIFLKSILDGDVHELFQRKLRDRTLLQDPNFKWCIQCSSGFFARPKQKRLICPDCGSVTCAQCRKPWERQHEGSSCEAYLEWKRENDPELQAQGVQEHLAQNGIDCPKCKFRYSLARGGCMHFTCTQCKFEFCYGCARPFMMGAKCTVSTYCAKLGLHAHHPRNCLFYLRDKIPMQLQFLLKEQKVKFDTEPIQTKDESSSSSKARAQARCPIPLQKETPQGLVDTVCNTEVPDKHAGMCRTHYVEYLAAKVAKAGIDPLPIFDLTDCVQELRRRGIALPERGPWDTDEIYKNMCSEVIKKHIPLKSA, from the exons ATGACGACCCCACAGTTGCTCAGCAAGAATGTTCGAAACATGCCCAACTGGGTG AACGAGGCGAATGATCGTATTGGACCTAAACCGCCACCCACGCCGCCAAATGGTGTGGCGGGTGGACCGGCAAAGGCCCCGGCCTTGCCTCCCAAAGCGAAAAATACTCCCGAGCCAGATTACGAAATCATTGAATTCTCCAACCAGCAACAGTACTCCAATGAACCGATGAAGACCACAGTGATCAGGACCAAGACACCAG ACAACAAGCTAAAGTGCACCCTTTGCGGCTCCCAGAACCCCTGGGTGACCTGTTCGGAGTGCGCTGGCCAGATCTTCTGCGCCTCCTGCGATGACATGTTCCACAAGCATCCCAAGCGCAAACAGCACATGCGAAAG GCCGTCGAGCAGGGCACTCCGCCCATTCCTCCCAAGGCGCAGGCGGGAGGAGGAGCTCCTCCGCCAGTGGCGCCACCGCGTCGTAGCAAACGTGGTCTGCTGACCCCGTTCCTGGGCCGCAAGGATCAG ATGCTGCCGCCGCCCTCGCCCACGCCCTCGCACAAATCTCTGGGCGGCTGGCGAGGACAACTAGGGGGTGGAGTCACCCCACCACCCCCTCCTGCAACAACACATCATCAGATGAACAACCGCCCGCTGCCAGAGCCGCCGCGCAGCGAGGCGGGAGGATCCTCGAGGTCAGGAACCCCAAAGTCCGTGTTTGATGGCATCCAACGGCCGCCTTCAGTGCAGCTGGAGAAGATTAAGAGCAAGGCCAGCGCCACGCTGGACCGTATGGCCATTCTGCAGCAACGGTACCGCCAGCAGAAGGCGCGCCAGGAGCTAAGCGCCAACAGTGAGCAG CATCTGCTGAATGGAGCCGGCTTCGAGCCATGGTCAACCATCTCACCATCGCCATCGCATTTTCGTTCCGGCAGCATGTCATCCGGTCTGAACTCATCCCATTTCGATCTCTCGGATGACTCACACAACTTTCACAATTCCTTGCTGCTCCAACGACAGGCGGCGGGTGCCCAGCGGCGCCAGATGAGCACCTCGGTGTTCAACCTCAACACCGCCACCCCCCGCCGCCCTCTGGCTGAGACGCAGAACGGCAAGGCCTGGTTGGCCAACCAACGGATGCAACAG GCCCAATCCCTGGCGCAGCTCAACTGCGCTGGTTGCCAGAGCCAGCAGCCTCCTGGTTGGCAGCACCAGCATCTCCACCAGCACCCGGACGAGTGGTCCCAGTTTGGTTCCCAACAGCAGTTCAACAACTCGAATCTATCGCTTAACTTGGGTCCTGGCTACCTGCCCCAGCACCATCCACATCAGCATCCCCACTACCCGCCGCCTGTTTTTATGACCCAACGAGGAATGATGTATCCAGGAGCACCTGGCTATCCCATAATGCATccag GAGTCATGGGAATGCCACCAACAGCCGCCTCCCGGGCCACATCCCGTTCCCGCTACGCTGCCTCACCCACGCCCAGTCGCAAGTCGTTGTCCTTGCGGAGAAAGCGCACCAACTATGTGGACGATGAGCTGACCGACGACGAGGATTCCGACCAGGACGATCGCCGATCTATGGTCTCAACCCGATCTGGTATGACCAGTGCATCTCGATCGCAGCCACATCACCAGCCCCGCCAGAGGCGCCTTTCCAGTGCCTCTCAGCTAATCGCCAACGATGAGCTGGATGGCGAGCAGCGGCATGGATCGAGGCAGCACAAGATACGGGATAGGCGCGGTTCGGTCGCAAAGTCAGTGCAGAGTGAGTGGCTACCGGAAAGACGAGACTCCCAGACCAGCAATGGTGGAACACTCACGAGAAATAAGCCAGCTACGGATTCGGCCCGCACCAGTCGCATTTACTCGGACCTGGAGTCGGAGGGCTCAGGTGCCCGCGCGTTAGTTCAGGCAAAAATCCAACAGAAGCTCCAGGAAGCCGACCAACACAAGTCCTCCAAGAAAGTTGAGCCCAAACGCAAGCCAGAGATGAAGGATGAGAACACACAGGCAGCGGCAGTCGTACACAAGGCGCCACCGGCACCACAAGCTCAAGAAGAGAGCGCGTCGGAGTATGAGGAGGTAGTGGAGGAGGTTACAGCTTCAGAGAGTGAAGCCGAGGCTCAGCTCGATCCCAGCCAGGAGGTACCGGCAGAGGCTGAGACCGATGACTTGGGTCCGCCACCCTCCACGCCGGACCACGAATGGGAATGCGAGTTCTGTACATTTGTCAACGAGCCAAACATTAAGATCTGCTCCATCTGCTGCAAGACGCCTAGCAAGCCGCCAGCTCAGGCCAACAAAGCCAAGAAGGTGGAAGAAATCCCACCACAGCAGACAAAACCACAAACCCAATCTCAACAGCCTGCTAGAACCCAGGTGGCTTCCCAGCCGGAAGTCAAGCTGGTGCGAAAGTCCTCGCTGAAGAGCCAGCAGCCCAGCCAGAAGATAAGCAGTGGTACCAGCACCGCTGTCCCAGTCACGAAAATAGCTCAGCCCACCAGTAAATCAAGCTCAAACCACTCTGTAGGACCTATTAAAACCTCAAAGATCACGTCGAGTATTCCTGTTCCAACACCCTCAAAGTCAACACTGAAAAACTCATCCGAAAACGAGTCCGATAACGCCATGTCCAAGGGCTTCTTGCACAAAG AGTCCGTTGAAAACATTTGGAATACGCTGGATGAGAGCATTCAGGCGCAGGCGGAAAAGGTACTCAAGCAGGCCCAGAAGGTGTCCACGGGCTGTGGCGGCACTCCGCCCCGGGAAGTAGCGGCTGTCGAAATGGGAACTTCGCCGCCTCCTCAGAGCATTTCCACTCAA ACCTATGATGCTCTACCATTTAACAAAAAGCAGGAAGAGATACCTTCAGATCGATTCAGAACCCCGGAACCAATTAATCTAGAACGCCGTCCACATTATCGCAGCAACTCGCAGCTGCCATTGGAGAGTGAGCGGTATCGCAGTGCCAATGATCTTAGATTTCATGATGGCTACGGCTTGGATCCCTACAATGCTGGTCAGGTCACCAGGCGACCCAATTTTATAAACGAACTTCGAATGCTGCAACAT CAAACATCCTCTCCCTTTGATCTGCCCAATGAATCCTATGGTCTGAAACACGAGCCGGCACGAGATCCGGAAACAGAAATGCACATTATTCTCAAGGAGCTGGAACTGTACAAGTTTACCATCGAGGAGCTAGAGGCGGCTGTCAAGTACTGTGCCCCCGATACCCATCCCATTCAGTGGCTCCGCGACAACTGGCATAAGCTGGTCCAGACGGTGCAGAGCTTGTCCACCAAGTACGGCCAAGAGCGGGGCGAGAACACGATTGGAACAGTGTCCCAGAACGAGGCACGGGAAGCGCTGCGCAGCTCTGGAGGAAACGTATGGCAGGCGGTGGCCGACTGTATCCAGCAGCGGCAACAGAAGTACAGGAAGCTGGCCAGCAAGGGAAACTTTCTGCGGGATGACATCGTCAACGCGCTGACAGCGCACCAAGGTAATGTGGAGCAGGCGCTGCTGGAGCTGAATCGCACGCAACTCAAGCCATTCCTAATGCGCATCTGGGGCTCGCCGAATGGCGTTGAGAACGATAGTGGTGTGGCCATTGACACCAAGTCGG ATATCCATGAATTTTTGAACAGCCACGCTTTGGATTGCCTACAGCCCCCGGTGGCCGGAGAAAGTCCCAGTCCGGGCATAGCCCACCCATTTGATCCCATCCCCGCCGATGATAGCCCGGCCAAGTCCACCTACGCCACCCCCAGTCCCTACCAAATGGAGGACAGTACCCTGAAAAACCTGGAGATCCTCATCGGCAACATGGAGCAGAACCAAGCCAAGCAAAACCAAGAGGTGCTCCGGTCCATCGAGAGCATGCTGGAGACTTTCAAGGGCAAGCCAGAGCTGGAATATGAAACGGATCCAGAAGTCATGCGCATTCTTACCAAGAGTCCCATCAGCACTCTGAAGCCTTCGGGTCCCATTGAAGATAAGTCCACTGACGACGTCAAGAACTTTGTTTGGCAGCACATCCAGGATATAGTGCCTAACCTGGTGCAACAGGTCGAACAGGAGCTCATGGAGAAAACAGAGCCAGAGGCTCCAGTAGAAGCCACTCAGCCCAAGCTGGAGAATGCAGAGCCACCACCTGAACCGGAACCAACCCCCGACCCTGGCACCTACATAATGGAGGAGTTCATAAAGCCAAACATTAGAGAAGCCTCCTTTCATGAGGAACTGCCTCCTAGTTTCATCTATGCCACGGAAATAGCTAATTTCAGGTTAGAGTTCGATCGAGGCACTGAGAGGCTTCATGAGGCGGAATGGGAATTCGATGATTTGGAAGATGCCGAGCGTATAGTTTACAAAAGTTTCATTGCGCCAAAAGAGAAGACTCCAGAAAAAGAAACCATCCAACCTGCAGAAGAATCTGTCTCAACTGAAACTGCACCGCAATCCAATCCGGAAGTCAGTGTCATTCAGCAAAAGACTGAAAACGCGGAAGTAATAATACCATCTGAACCCTCTACTGCGACTTCTAACAACAAAGAAACTGCTGTGGAGGAGGAAAAAGTAATTAGTGTGGAAAAACCTCTGACAATCAAAAAACAGCCAAATAATTTAGAAACCCAAGCCGATTTGGATAACAAGCCTTCCACGAGCAGAGAAGCCAGTCGGAAAAATAGACGCTCGCAGCAGCAAAAGAAAGGCAGATCCCGAGAACAAAGTCAGAAACCTATAAATAGAGTAAGGTTACCACAAAGTGTAGATGCGAAAACCAACAATACGACAGAGTTACCAAAAGAAGTACCTTTACAAccagaaataaataatttgaagCCCGAAGATGTTGCTCAACAAAATACGGTGGAAGTTCTGGCTGTCTTAGTTCCCAGTAACTCAATAAATGATGCTCAGTTTCAGACGAATAATGTAGCTTCCCATCAAGATATTTCTGTTGCTGAGGTACAGCCTGAAAAGGATACAGTAAGCACTACTAGTTCAGTATTGGTTGAAGAAAAAACCTCCTCACCAGTTCCTGAACATATTATTGCTTTGGACACTAGTACAATAGTTGAAAGTTCAAAGGACGCTGTCAATAAAAATACTGCAGAACCTAACAGAGAGTCTACCACAATTATGGAGGTACCCAAGACTTTTCCACAGTcttcagaaaatttaaattcagaGGCGGCGCCTGAGGCAATAATTACCGATTCTTCTTCAACGGAAATAAAAATGGTTCAGAACGAAGATAATTCAATGCTCATCACACCTTCAAATATTGCAGAAACCACAACAGAAGGCGAGGAATCCTTAGTCCCTATACCAACCAGTACTTCGGGAATATCCCTTGACCAGAAGCGAAGCCCAAAACGATTCTCAAAGATTCCTGTGAGAACCCTTAGTAGTAATAGTCTTAGAAGTGAAAGTAGAGCCAGCAACAGAACACCCGAAGTAGAAGAGTCTCCTGTAGAAAATGAAGCAACTACAACACAACCAGAAACAGCTAACGGATTACTTACAAATATTGAAGCAGCTAATACGTCTGGTAATACTCCTCTTCCTGAAAATGTACAAGAAGACAATGTAGATATTAAGGAAGCTCAATCTCATGAAGAACCTACGGCAAGTCATGAGGAAGATATTATATCCCAACTCCCAGAACAAAGTTTACAACCAGTTCATGTAGAAACAGAAGCCCCAACTGTGACAGCCACTGCCGTAAGCCCTTCCCACTCTGATGAAGTGTTTGAGGATGCCCCCGAGTTCAGTGGCAGTGAGGGCACAAAGCCAAACGACGAAGGAACCTCTGATACCGAGCTCTACAGTATGGAAAGTGATGATCATCAAACAGAAACCAAAACCGCCAACACCGAGGTGCTGCTTGTATTAGAAGACGAATCCCAAGTGGAGTCCTCAATCGCTAGGACCAGTAGCAACGCCAGCATTGGGTCCAATTCAAGTCAATCGGAAACATCCAAGATAGTGCTCAAGGAATTCGTGCCGTCCGGTGATCCCTCCAAACAAAATCTAAGCGAGCTTGTGGAGGACACTCAGCGATTGATCAAGCAGATGCGCGAGGAGATCAGCATGGATGAGTTCGAATCCACGGACGAGGATGAGTACTCTGACGAGTACTCGGATGAGTACGACGAAGGCGAGGAAGAGGAGTGGTATGACAGCGAGGGCGAAGAGGAGGGAGACTATGAGGGTGAGGATGGGAATACCTATAACGAGCATACATCCTTTATCGAAGAGGCCTCCACCGGGGACGAAGGCACTGAGATTGAAGACATCATGGAGGAGGACGAAGATCAGTTGGATGAAGACGACGCGAATCTTACACAAACCGCACCAGTTCACGAACCAGTCATCCCGCCCTCCTCATCAGTCACGCCCACAAACCATGATGCTGATCCAGTCGCAGAGACTGAGGTTGTTTCCTCCGCAGGAACCACTCCAGCGGTGATAAGGGATTTACTTCCAAAGGAAACCACCTTACCCCAGGCAAATGTTCAGGAAGAAACCAAAGCCGAATCTCTGCCCCCACCGGAAGTGGAAAGTCTTCCAGCGGAAGAGTCGCCAGAAGTAGTAGAGGACGTTGTACCCGAAGCACAAACTCCCACAGAAGCTGTGTTGGAATCAGTCGAAGAACCTGCTGCCCTACCCATAATATCCGATCCACCCATTGTCGATTCAGAGTCCCGACCCGTGGAACTGGCCGTGGAGACGGTGCTGGAAGAGCCCAAAAAGGTAACCCCGAGCCCAAAAGCCAAAACAGTGAACAAAACCACAGGCAACACAGAGGGAACCACACCCAAGACAGTTAAGTCCACAGTCAGTAAGATACCCAAGCCCACTACTGAACCCACTCCCGTAAACAAGAAGCTTCCGCTCCGGTCCAAGTCCTTCTCGGCGCCCATGGGCATCTCATCCGTAAAGCGCATCCAGCAGGAGTACCTTCAGAAGCAAACTACTAACGCGGCCAGTCGTGTGCCGCTCAAGAGCACTCCGACTACCAAAAAGTCCATAAGCGATGCCATCAGCCGGTTCAACTCCAACTCCTCGGATGGACCCAGCACCAGTGgtgcagcagcggcggcagcggctCTCTTGAAGCCACGATCCCAGCCCCGAATCCCAAAGAAAAAGTACCACGAAACGTGCTTCTCCGACGACGACTACGAGACCTCGGCCaccgaggaggagcaggaggatcAGAGCCAGGCTGAGCCCTTGAAATCAGAACTGCTAAAGCGTAAGCTGAGTATGCCCGTCTTCCGGGCATATCCTAGTGTCCAAGAGCCGGTTATTGAGGAACCAGCG GTCTTGGCGCGAAAGTATGTGGAGCAGGAGCTGGTGAAATCTATTGCCGAAGCCCAGATTGCGGCCACCTTGGTGAACATGAAGTTCCAGGAGGACGTGGCGTTATGGGCAGCCAGGGAGTGCTCCGACCTGGACCAGGCCATTGCCATGCTCCAGCAAGAGTGTGAACTGTGCATGAACAGCTATCCGATGAATCAAATAGTTTCCATGCTGAAATGCACTCACAAGTGCTGTAAGCAATGCGCTAAAAGTTACTTCACAGTGCAG ATCACCGATCGCAGTATCAACGATTGCAGTTGCCCCTTCTGCAAACTGCCCGAGCTGAGCAACGAAGCCCAGCATGAGGACGAGCACCTGGAGTACTTCTCCAACCTTGACATCTTCCTAAAGAGCATCCTCGACGGCGACGTTCATGAGCTATTCCAGCGTAAGCTCCGCGATAGGACACTCCTGCAGGACCCCAACTTTAAGTGGTGTATCCAGTGCTCCTCCGGATTCTTTGCTCGGCCAAAGCAGAAGCGTCTCATCTGCCCTGACTGTGGCTCCGTAACCTGCGCCCAGTGCCGTAAGCCTTGGGAGCGCCAGCATGAGGGAAGCAGCTGCGAGGCCTACCTGGAGTGGAAGCGGGAGAACGACCCGGAGTTGCAAGCTCAAGGGGTTCAGGAGCATCTTGCGCAAAACGGCATTGACTGCCCCAAGTGCAAGTTCCGATATTCGCTGGCCAG AGGCGGCTGCATGCATTTCACCTGCACTCAGTGCAAATTCGAGTTCTGCTACGGCTGTGCCCGACCCTTCATGATGGGCGCCAAGTGCACTGTGTCCACTTACTGCGCCAAGCTGGGCCTGCACGCCCACCATCCCCGAAACTGTCTCTTCTACCTGCGCGACAAGATTCCCATGCAACTGCAGTTCTTGCTGAAGGAACAGAAGGTCAAGTTCGACACGGAACCCATACAGACCAAGGACGAGTCGAGCAGTTCCTCGAAAGCCCGCGCACAAGCTCGGTGTCCTATTCCCCTGCAAAAGGAGACTCCCCAGGGCCTGGTGGATACGGTGTGCAATACCGAGGTGCCTGACAAGCACGCCGGCATGTGTCG CACCCACTACGTAGAGTATTTGGCAGCCAAGGTGGCAAAAGCTGGCATCGATCCACTGCCCATTTTCGATCTGACGGACTGTGTCCAGGAGCTGCGTAGGCGTGGCATCGCCCTGCCCGAGCGCGGCCCCTGGGACACCGACGAGATCTACAAAAACATGTGCTCGGAG GTGATCAAGAAGCATATTCCCCTGAAATCGGCCTAA
- the meng gene encoding serine/threonine-protein kinase meng-po, translating to MGTIEKGRSFSFRLRRSFGDGGSTNSRNSNNNSSTCTNHNNQKRCSTPLTPTSTSTGRLEVPGAASVSRRSSIYKKPDKNDGGQIHLIPDVDLPLMTFADQYNIEKTLAEGCFAKILLCRHRPTNTLVVLKAVHAELTTIKEFQKEFHYNYELSHHHHILSAYAVAFQTMDYYVFAMEHAPYGDLASNIGPNGLHENACKLISEQLSSALGFMHSKNLVHRDLKIENILVFTPDFTRVKLCDFGATTKKGLLVHKVKHTWTSCVPPEQLELIKNERFQCLPVSDSWQFGILLYNILTGNPPWQSADWVKDQSYANFMKYEQRKTTKVPDNFRRFSPRLMRCFRKYLSHDPEDRCKITEVAKYMKDRWVECRISTSKSATLISPTNHDQDSCIYLNQREGRLSGDENKLRFKRMMSTYGLDIPIDQAMVRRRVWDWLSTCDANFDPEVESLHALDMAVH from the exons ATGGGCACTATCG AAAAGGGACGCTCATTCTCCTTCAGGCTGCGCCGATCCTTCGGCGACGGTGGCAGCACCAACAgccgcaacagcaacaacaacagcagcacctGCACCAACCACAACAACCAGAAGCGATGCAGCACACCGCTGACACCTACCAGTACCAGCACCGGACGTCTGGAGGTACCGGGCGCCGCATCCGTCAGCCGGCGTAGCAGCATCTACAAGAAACCGGACAAGAACGACGGCGGCCAGATCCACTTGATTCCGGACGTCGATCTGCCGTTGATGACATTCGCTGATCAGTACAACATTGAGAAGACCCTGGCGGAGGGATGCTTCGCCAAGATCCTGCTGTGCCGGCACAGACCCACCAACACCCTGGTGGTGCTGAAGGCCGTGCACGCCGAGCTGACCACGATCAAAGAGTTCCAGAAGGAGTTCCACTACAACTACGAGCTgtcgcaccaccaccacatcCTCAGCGCCTACGCAGTGGCCTTCCAGACGATGGACTACTACGTGTTCGCCATGGAGCACGCCCCCTACGGCGACTTGGCCTCCAACATAGGGCCGAACGGACTGCATGAGAATGCTTGCAAGCTGATCTCGGAGCAGCTCAGCTCGGCCCTGGGCTTTATGCACTCAAAGAATCTGGTCCACCGGGATCTGAAGATCGAGAACATTCTGGTCTTCACGCCAGACTTCACGCGAGTTAAGCTGTGCGATTTCGGAGCCACCACCAAGAAGGGCCTTCTGGTGCACAAAGTGAAGCACACGTGGACGAGCTGTGTGCCGCCAGAGCAGCTTGAGCTGATCAAGAACGAGCGCTTCCAGTGTCTGCCCGTCAGTGATTCCTGGCAGTTTGGAATCCTCCTGTACAACATCCTTACCGGCAACCCACCCTGGCAGTCGGCTGACTGGGTCAAGGATCAATCCTATGCCAACTTCATGAAGTACGAACAGCGCAAGACGACCAAGGTGCCGGACAACTTCCGGAGGTTCTCGCCGCGCCTGATGCGCTGCTTCCGAAAGTATCTCAGCCACGACCCGGAGGATCGTTGCAAGATCACCGAGGTGGCCAAGTACATGAAGGACCGGTGGGTGGAGTGCCGCATATCCACGTCCAAGTCGGCCACCCTCATCTCGCCCACCAACCACGACCAGGACTCATGCATCTATCTCAACCAGCGGGAGGGAAGGCTCTCCGGGGACGAGAACAAGCTCCGCTTCAAGCGAATGATGTCAACCTACGGCCTGGACATTCCCATTGACCAGGCCATGGTACGGCGACGGGTCTGGGACTGGCTCTCCACCTGCGACGCCAACTTTGATCCGGAAGTGGAGAGCCTACACGCCCTGGACATGGCTGTCCATTAG
- the LOC108125174 gene encoding uncharacterized protein, which translates to MDQKGEFKQDRRADSKNEEPHLTPQLKEHYEKEAEILRLLLNLETRFREHYKLFLCEMKAQRILIERIWLLTQRYLILISSEQGCRYPEVYTLSTEEAIVNEYEEKLEVIRASNNKIKIALMEILEECKEFYAVYDTLDKTQATPFILGDNHHRNIQHHKIMVVDIFNYFHAMVLKLKCYMHQLDPVNLESVEDYRDVLQSQAMCEEFDEYLNTRFVYCKCLLPKQTCPILKLKCSHQNLKNLKYVSRI; encoded by the exons ATGGATCAAAAAGGGGAATTTAAACAGGATCGCAGAGCAGACAGCAAGAATGAAGAGCCGCACTTGACGCCCCAACTGAAGGAGCACTATGAGAAGGAGGCAGAAATTCTGAGACTGCTCTTGAATCTGGAGACCCGCTTTCGGGAACActataaattgtttttatgcGAAATGAAGGCCCAGCGGATACTAATCGAACGGATATGGCTGCTGACCCAGCGGTATCTGATCCTCATCAGCTCGGAACAGGGCTGTCGATATCCGGAGGTCTACACCTTGTCGACCGAGGAGGCCATCGTAAATGAGTACGAGGAGAAGCTGGAAGTTATCCGCGCCTCCAA caataaaataaagattgCCTTGATGGAGATATTGGAAGAGTGCAAGGAGTTCTACGCCGTCTACGACACTCTTGACAAGACCCAGGCAACGCCTTTTATCTTGGGTGACAATCACCACCGAAACATTCAGCACCACAAGATAATGGTCGTTGACATCTTCAACTACTTCCACGCCATGGTGCTAAAGTTGAAGTGCTACATGCATCAGCTGGATCCTGTCAACCTGGAGAGCGTCGAGGACTACCGGGACGTACTTCAATCCCAGGCCATGTGCGAGGAGTTCGACGAGTATCTGAATACGCGCTTTGTGTACTGCAAGTGCCTGCTGCCGAAGCAAACCTGCCCCATTTTGAAACTGAAGTGTTCACACCAAAaccttaaaaatttaaagtatGTTAGTCGAATCTAG